In one window of Agromyces badenianii DNA:
- a CDS encoding carbohydrate ABC transporter permease — protein sequence MTGTEVRVDSAHIARRTVTPEERERGRRRASRRNLRSALLFLSPWIVGFVVFTAWPMIYSAYLSLTDYDVINIPEFVGLANYAEMLNDPKLLLALQNTVFFTAVQVPLYIIVSLVLALLLDRAGRSSSFFRTVFFLPKMTPPVAVGVLFLLLFNGQNGLLNTVLGWFGIDGPAWTTDPAWVKPGLILMSLWTIGASVIILLAALRNVPEMLYESAKLDGAGFWRTSMSVTLPMISPALFFIIIVNTIAGLQTFDEAYTAFFGAGNTTYSNDAALFYVIYLFQQAFEFLHMGYASAMAWGLFLVIMVITAVQLIVSRRFVYYEGDR from the coding sequence ATGACCGGCACCGAAGTCCGGGTGGACAGCGCGCACATCGCACGGCGCACCGTGACCCCAGAGGAGCGGGAACGCGGCCGGAGGCGGGCGAGTCGGAGAAACCTCCGGTCCGCGCTGCTCTTCCTCAGCCCGTGGATCGTCGGCTTCGTCGTCTTCACCGCATGGCCGATGATCTACAGCGCCTACCTCTCGCTCACCGACTACGACGTCATCAACATCCCGGAGTTCGTCGGGCTTGCGAACTACGCCGAGATGCTCAACGACCCGAAGCTGCTCCTCGCGCTGCAGAACACCGTCTTCTTCACGGCCGTGCAGGTGCCGTTGTACATCATCGTCTCTCTCGTGCTGGCCCTGCTCCTCGACCGGGCCGGACGATCGTCGAGCTTCTTCCGCACCGTGTTCTTCCTGCCGAAGATGACGCCTCCGGTCGCGGTGGGCGTCTTGTTCCTGTTGTTGTTCAACGGTCAGAACGGCCTCCTGAACACCGTGCTCGGCTGGTTCGGCATCGATGGTCCGGCGTGGACGACCGACCCTGCGTGGGTCAAGCCGGGCCTCATCCTGATGTCTCTCTGGACCATCGGGGCCTCCGTCATCATCCTGCTCGCCGCGCTCAGGAACGTGCCGGAGATGCTCTACGAGTCGGCCAAGCTCGACGGCGCCGGCTTCTGGCGCACCTCGATGAGCGTGACGCTGCCGATGATCAGCCCGGCGTTGTTCTTCATCATCATCGTCAACACCATCGCCGGGCTGCAGACCTTCGACGAGGCGTACACGGCGTTCTTCGGAGCTGGAAACACGACCTACAGCAACGACGCGGCGCTGTTCTACGTCATCTATCTCTTCCAGCAGGCGTTCGAGTTCCTGCATATGGGATACGCCTCGGCGATGGCGTGGGGGCTGTTCCTCGTGATCATGGTCATCACGGCGGTGCAGCTCATCGTCTCGCGCCGATTCGTCTACTACGAGGGGGACCGATGA
- a CDS encoding glycoside hydrolase family 18 protein — MSPRHLLRGAAITAAATALLAASAVSPALAHGNGHGHHGSSDPAGPTDINGYRSVGYLMSDTPVTRDFQIKDLLRTGAIEDVTHINYAFGNVTTNLKCEITDAPGEGDARNDYLRLVSADDSVDGKKDKSNKHQRLAGNFNQLKKLKEASPDTKVLISLGGWTWSDNFSAAASTPESRATLVSSCIDVYLKGNLPQVGSLGGPGAAAGVFDGIDVDWEWPVNGGETANAKPEDRENFLSLMEEFRAQLDAYGSATGEDYLLTAFAPAGGWNTNAGGWTDPRLFDVVDWLNVQGYDYAGGWTGTTGHQGNLHPDGDHNWGLALDNAIGLYTAAGARADQLNLGLAAYGQGWGGVSVGDSAWQATTGSLGTKPYYEIREVGEGYFDPALGASWRFDATSGEWWSLDDPNSVTAKAEWLASQGFGGAMWWDLSGDYRNELGGALGDALRAAEAGPLD, encoded by the coding sequence ATGTCACCACGCCATCTGCTTCGCGGGGCCGCGATCACCGCTGCAGCCACTGCGCTCCTCGCCGCTTCGGCGGTCTCCCCCGCCCTCGCCCACGGAAACGGCCACGGCCATCACGGCAGCTCCGACCCGGCCGGGCCGACCGACATCAACGGGTACCGATCGGTCGGCTACCTCATGTCGGACACCCCGGTCACCCGCGACTTCCAGATCAAAGACCTCCTGCGCACGGGCGCGATCGAAGACGTGACCCACATCAACTACGCCTTCGGCAACGTGACGACGAACCTGAAGTGCGAGATCACGGATGCACCGGGTGAGGGCGACGCCCGGAACGACTACCTTCGACTCGTCTCCGCCGACGACTCCGTCGACGGCAAGAAGGACAAGTCGAACAAGCACCAGCGACTTGCCGGCAACTTCAATCAGCTGAAGAAGCTCAAGGAGGCGAGCCCCGACACGAAAGTGCTCATCTCACTCGGCGGCTGGACCTGGTCCGACAACTTCTCGGCCGCGGCATCGACTCCCGAGAGCCGCGCCACCCTCGTCTCCTCGTGCATCGACGTCTATCTCAAAGGCAACCTGCCGCAGGTCGGGTCGCTCGGCGGGCCCGGCGCGGCGGCAGGGGTCTTCGATGGCATCGACGTCGACTGGGAGTGGCCGGTCAACGGCGGCGAGACGGCGAACGCGAAGCCCGAAGACCGCGAGAACTTCCTCTCCCTCATGGAGGAGTTCCGCGCCCAGCTCGACGCCTACGGCTCAGCGACCGGCGAGGACTACCTGCTCACCGCGTTCGCCCCGGCGGGCGGCTGGAACACCAACGCCGGCGGATGGACCGACCCTCGCCTCTTCGATGTCGTCGACTGGCTGAACGTACAGGGCTACGACTACGCGGGCGGCTGGACCGGCACCACGGGCCACCAGGGCAACCTGCACCCCGACGGCGACCACAACTGGGGTCTCGCCCTCGACAACGCCATCGGGCTCTACACGGCGGCAGGCGCTCGCGCCGACCAGCTGAATCTCGGCCTCGCCGCCTACGGCCAGGGCTGGGGCGGCGTCAGCGTCGGCGACTCTGCATGGCAGGCGACGACCGGCTCGCTCGGCACGAAGCCGTACTACGAGATCCGCGAGGTCGGCGAGGGCTACTTCGACCCCGCGCTCGGCGCCTCGTGGCGCTTCGACGCGACGAGCGGCGAGTGGTGGAGCCTCGACGACCCGAACTCGGTCACCGCGAAGGCCGAGTGGCTCGCGTCCCAGGGCTTCGGCGGCGCGATGTGGTGGGACCTCTCGGGTGACTACCGCAACGAACTCGGCGGCGCGCTCGGCGACGCCCTGCGCGCGGCCGAAGCAGGCCCGCTCGACTGA
- a CDS encoding carbohydrate ABC transporter permease encodes MSGLEVDLPVAGGRVPTPLESAVTAAGSTAAEVEELRRRGPRRRMSPGRLFSWIALALLGVVFIYPFVWLVSASFKPRSDVFDNRLIPETFTFDNYIQVWQEAPLALWLANTAIVTVLAAVTVTFSSAMVAWGFAYFRFRGRGVLFGFVLATMMLPGAVTMIPTFLIWNALGQVGTLTPLWAGNLFGSAFYIFLLRQFFLGLPRDLFDAARVDGATQWGVFWRIALPLCRPALAVTLVFEVQAVWTDLMRALIYLRDSATFTVPRGLKSLVDAFGFGGEWHWEIIVTASVITTVPMIIVFFLAQRQIIDGVASTGLKG; translated from the coding sequence ATGAGCGGGCTCGAAGTCGATCTTCCGGTCGCGGGCGGCCGGGTACCCACGCCGCTGGAATCCGCCGTCACGGCGGCAGGCTCGACGGCAGCGGAGGTCGAGGAGCTCCGAAGGCGCGGGCCTCGTCGGCGGATGTCGCCTGGCAGGTTGTTCTCGTGGATCGCCCTGGCGCTGCTCGGCGTGGTCTTCATCTATCCCTTCGTCTGGCTCGTCAGCGCATCCTTCAAGCCGCGAAGCGATGTCTTCGACAACCGGCTGATCCCCGAGACGTTCACGTTCGACAATTACATCCAGGTCTGGCAGGAGGCGCCGCTCGCCCTGTGGCTCGCCAACACGGCGATCGTCACGGTGCTCGCTGCGGTGACGGTGACCTTCTCGAGCGCCATGGTGGCGTGGGGGTTCGCCTACTTCCGCTTCCGCGGGCGGGGCGTGCTCTTCGGTTTCGTGCTCGCGACGATGATGTTGCCGGGAGCCGTGACGATGATCCCGACATTCCTCATCTGGAACGCACTGGGGCAGGTCGGCACCTTGACGCCGCTCTGGGCGGGCAACCTCTTCGGCAGTGCGTTCTACATCTTTCTGCTGCGCCAGTTCTTCCTCGGACTCCCGCGCGACCTCTTCGACGCGGCACGGGTCGACGGAGCGACGCAGTGGGGCGTGTTCTGGCGTATCGCGCTGCCGCTCTGCCGGCCCGCCCTCGCCGTGACGCTCGTGTTCGAGGTGCAGGCGGTCTGGACCGACTTGATGCGAGCGCTCATCTACCTGCGCGATTCGGCCACGTTCACCGTTCCCCGGGGCCTGAAGTCGCTCGTCGACGCCTTCGGATTCGGCGGCGAATGGCATTGGGAGATCATCGTTACCGCCAGCGTCATCACGACGGTGCCGATGATCATCGTGTTCTTCCTCGCGCAGCGCCAGATCATCGACGGTGTGGCATCCACCGGGTTGAAAGGCTGA
- a CDS encoding SRPBCC family protein, whose translation MSTTVTASTEVGVPVRVAYDQWTQFESFPEFLSGVVEIRQIDDVMTHWVVSIGGVKREFDAEIGDQVPDGHVSWSSVGEVVHRGRVRFTPVSAERTRIDLEIEWEPEGFVEAAGATLQLDDMQVKRDLARFKDFIEEHHRATGGWRGEIHGGDTTDTGGVGSGARASEPGAFEAPASDTGVLGTDPDLRP comes from the coding sequence ATGAGCACGACCGTGACGGCATCAACCGAGGTCGGCGTCCCCGTGCGCGTCGCGTACGACCAGTGGACGCAGTTCGAATCCTTCCCGGAGTTCCTCAGCGGCGTCGTCGAGATCCGGCAGATCGATGACGTGATGACCCACTGGGTCGTCTCGATCGGCGGCGTGAAGCGCGAGTTCGACGCCGAGATCGGCGATCAGGTGCCTGACGGCCACGTCTCGTGGTCGAGCGTCGGCGAAGTCGTTCACCGCGGACGAGTGCGGTTCACGCCGGTGAGTGCTGAGCGCACGCGGATCGATCTCGAGATCGAATGGGAGCCCGAGGGCTTCGTGGAAGCGGCGGGAGCGACACTGCAACTGGACGACATGCAGGTCAAGCGCGACCTCGCCCGATTCAAGGACTTCATCGAGGAACACCATCGGGCCACCGGCGGGTGGCGAGGCGAGATCCACGGCGGCGACACGACGGATACCGGCGGCGTCGGATCGGGTGCTCGGGCATCCGAACCCGGCGCCTTCGAGGCTCCGGCCTCCGATACCGGCGTCCTCGGAACGGATCCGGACCTACGCCCCTGA
- a CDS encoding UPF0182 family protein — translation MRPRVSAQPQEPRAQRRRAPIAITVGAVAVLVIAFFAFAGIYADVLWYDQLGFLSVLTTEWVARIVLFLIGFLAMAVPVWASIQIAYRTRPVYAKLNSQLDRYQEVFEPLRRLAMYGIPAVLGIFAGVSASSRWELTLAWLNRTPFGTTDPQFGFDVGFFVFELPFYRSIVGFASAVVLLSVLLVIATNYLYGALRVSGREVVISKSARIQIAVTAGLYLLLQAVSIWLDQYATVTETGSLITGASYTDVNATIPGRGILAAIAAVVAVLFFITAIIGRWRLPLVGTALLVVSSLLIGSLYPWVVQRFQVDPSARSLEEPYIQRNIDLTRDAYGVADVEEIPFEAKTNAEPGALRADAATTASIRLMDPLVIGPAFQQLEQFRQYYQFPSALDVDRYEIDGNVQDTVVAVRDVNLSGLGDAETWFNSHLVYTHGYGLVAAAGNQRSVDGQPVFLQSGIPSSGALGDFQPRVYFGESSPPYSIVGAPKDAKPIELDYPSGTEGADQTQTTFEGQGGPKLDNAFTKLVYALKFQSEQIFLSDQVTTDSQILYDRDPVERVQKVAPYLTLDSDSYPSVVDGKIVWIVDGYTLSDQYPYSNKVSMSDAIADSETQAPTLAFDEVNYIRNSVKATVDAYDGTVTLYAWDDEDPILQTWQKIFPTTIEPMSKMSGDLISHVRYPSDLFKVQREVLGRYHVTEAVPFYSREDAWTTPKDPTAEAGSTLLQPPYYLTMQMPGQDDPSYSLYSTFIPEARGEQSRNVLRGYLAVDSDAGSSNGERADGYGKLRLLTLPEDDNVPGPGQVQAKFNSDPTVSQSLNLLKQGQSNVINGNLLTVPVGGGLLYVQPVYVESTGNTSYPLLQKVLVAFGDQIAFQDTLDLALDVLFGGDSGADAGDNEVDPGAEPAPPAEGEEPATPETPSGEVQALLNQASQALKNKQAALAEGDWAAYGAADAQLAEIIAKLLQLTSDQ, via the coding sequence ATGAGGCCGAGAGTGTCAGCACAGCCGCAAGAACCGAGGGCACAGCGCAGGCGCGCCCCGATCGCCATCACGGTCGGCGCCGTCGCCGTGCTCGTGATCGCGTTCTTCGCCTTCGCCGGAATCTACGCCGATGTGCTCTGGTACGACCAGCTCGGCTTCCTCTCCGTGCTCACGACCGAGTGGGTCGCTCGCATCGTGCTCTTCCTGATCGGCTTCCTCGCCATGGCAGTGCCGGTCTGGGCATCGATCCAGATCGCGTACCGCACGCGGCCGGTCTACGCGAAGCTGAACTCGCAGCTCGACCGCTACCAAGAGGTCTTCGAGCCGCTGCGCCGGCTCGCGATGTACGGCATCCCGGCCGTGCTCGGCATCTTCGCCGGGGTCTCGGCCTCGAGCCGCTGGGAGCTCACCCTCGCGTGGCTCAACCGCACGCCGTTCGGCACCACTGATCCGCAGTTCGGGTTCGACGTCGGCTTCTTCGTGTTCGAGCTCCCCTTCTACCGATCCATCGTCGGCTTCGCCTCGGCGGTCGTGCTGCTCTCGGTGCTGCTCGTCATCGCCACGAACTACCTCTACGGGGCCCTTCGGGTCAGCGGCCGCGAGGTCGTCATCTCGAAGTCCGCCCGCATCCAGATCGCCGTCACCGCGGGCCTCTACCTGCTGCTCCAGGCGGTCAGCATCTGGCTCGACCAGTACGCGACCGTGACCGAGACCGGCTCGCTCATCACCGGCGCCTCCTACACCGACGTCAATGCGACGATTCCCGGCCGAGGCATCCTCGCGGCCATCGCCGCTGTCGTCGCCGTGCTCTTCTTCATCACCGCGATCATCGGCCGCTGGCGCCTGCCGCTCGTCGGCACGGCGCTGCTCGTGGTGTCGAGCCTGCTCATCGGCTCGCTGTACCCGTGGGTCGTGCAGCGGTTCCAGGTCGACCCGAGCGCCCGGTCGCTCGAAGAGCCCTACATCCAGCGCAACATCGACCTCACGCGCGACGCGTACGGCGTCGCCGATGTCGAGGAGATCCCGTTCGAGGCGAAGACCAACGCCGAACCGGGGGCACTGCGGGCCGATGCCGCGACGACCGCGAGCATCCGCCTCATGGACCCGCTCGTGATCGGGCCCGCCTTCCAGCAGCTCGAGCAGTTCCGGCAGTACTACCAGTTCCCGTCGGCACTCGACGTCGACCGCTACGAGATCGACGGCAACGTGCAAGACACCGTCGTCGCGGTGCGCGACGTCAACCTGTCGGGTCTGGGCGACGCGGAGACGTGGTTCAACTCGCACCTCGTCTACACGCACGGCTACGGGCTCGTCGCGGCGGCCGGCAACCAGCGCTCGGTCGACGGACAGCCGGTGTTCCTCCAGTCCGGCATCCCGTCGTCGGGCGCGCTCGGCGACTTCCAGCCGCGCGTGTACTTCGGCGAGAGCTCGCCGCCGTACTCGATCGTGGGCGCGCCGAAAGACGCGAAGCCGATCGAGCTCGACTACCCCTCGGGCACCGAGGGTGCCGACCAGACGCAGACGACCTTCGAGGGTCAGGGCGGCCCGAAGCTCGACAACGCGTTCACGAAGCTCGTCTACGCGCTGAAGTTCCAGTCCGAGCAGATCTTCCTCTCCGACCAGGTCACGACCGACTCGCAGATCCTCTACGACCGCGATCCCGTCGAGCGGGTGCAGAAGGTCGCGCCGTACCTGACGCTCGACTCCGACAGCTACCCGTCGGTCGTCGACGGCAAGATCGTCTGGATCGTCGACGGCTACACGCTCTCAGACCAGTACCCGTACTCCAACAAGGTCAGCATGAGCGACGCGATCGCCGACAGCGAGACCCAGGCTCCGACGCTCGCGTTCGACGAGGTCAACTACATCCGCAACTCGGTGAAGGCCACCGTCGACGCATACGACGGAACGGTGACGCTCTACGCCTGGGACGACGAGGATCCGATCCTGCAGACCTGGCAGAAGATCTTCCCGACGACGATCGAGCCGATGTCGAAGATGTCGGGCGACCTGATCAGCCACGTGCGCTATCCGTCCGACCTGTTCAAGGTGCAGCGCGAGGTGCTCGGTCGCTACCACGTGACCGAGGCGGTGCCGTTCTACTCGCGTGAAGACGCGTGGACGACCCCGAAGGACCCGACCGCCGAGGCCGGCAGCACGCTGTTGCAGCCGCCCTACTACCTGACGATGCAGATGCCCGGTCAAGACGACCCGAGCTACTCGCTGTACTCGACGTTCATCCCCGAGGCGCGGGGCGAGCAGAGCCGCAACGTACTGCGCGGATACCTCGCGGTCGACTCCGATGCGGGCAGCAGCAACGGCGAACGCGCCGATGGGTACGGCAAGCTCCGGCTGCTCACCCTGCCCGAAGACGACAACGTGCCCGGCCCCGGTCAGGTGCAGGCGAAGTTCAACTCCGACCCGACCGTGTCGCAGTCGCTCAACCTGTTGAAGCAGGGCCAGTCGAATGTCATCAACGGCAACCTGCTGACGGTGCCCGTCGGCGGCGGCCTGCTCTACGTGCAGCCCGTCTACGTGGAGTCCACCGGCAACACGAGTTACCCGTTGCTGCAGAAGGTGCTCGTCGCGTTCGGCGACCAGATCGCCTTCCAGGACACGCTCGATCTCGCGCTCGACGTGCTGTTCGGCGGCGACTCGGGTGCTGATGCCGGCGACAACGAGGTGGATCCGGGCGCCGAGCCCGCACCGCCCGCTGAGGGCGAGGAGCCGGCCACGCCCGAGACGCCGAGCGGCGAGGTGCAGGCGCTGCTCAACCAGGCGTCGCAGGCGCTGAAGAACAAGCAGGCGGCACTCGCCGAGGGCGATTGGGCCGCCTACGGCGCGGCCGATGCCCAGCTCGCCGAGATCATCGCGAAGCTGCTCCAGCTCACTTCAGATCAGTGA
- a CDS encoding PDZ domain-containing protein translates to MALFTDEPLTAPSRRDRRSLAERIGWSALTVAIVVGILFALMPSPYVIEQPGPVYDTLGVAENADDEEVPLIEIPDETTYPTDGELNLLTVSVLGRPGQTPNWLEVLAAWFDRTRSVMPVESIFPPGISNEDRDAQNEAAMVDSQQDAIAAALAELGYEFPREVTVAGLLEGSPADGIIEDGDVIVSLDGTEVHSIRELQDAVREHGSDAPAQIGLLRDGAPLTVEVTPISRNGVAVLGVGVRMHYEFPIDVELQLDNVGGPSAGMMFALGIVDKLTPGAMTGGEIVAGTGTIDSAGDVGAIGGVRQKLWGAERAGADWFLAPEANCDEVTGNVPDGITVFAVSTLDQARVIVEDLADGTVTGSYASCPAA, encoded by the coding sequence ATGGCCCTCTTCACCGACGAGCCGTTGACGGCCCCGTCGCGTCGCGATCGCCGCTCGCTCGCCGAGCGCATCGGATGGAGCGCCCTCACCGTCGCGATCGTGGTCGGCATCCTCTTCGCGCTGATGCCGTCGCCGTACGTGATCGAGCAGCCCGGGCCCGTCTACGACACCCTCGGCGTGGCCGAGAATGCCGACGACGAAGAGGTGCCGCTCATCGAGATCCCCGATGAGACCACGTATCCGACCGACGGCGAACTCAACCTGCTCACCGTCTCGGTCTTGGGCAGGCCCGGGCAGACGCCGAACTGGCTCGAGGTGCTCGCCGCGTGGTTCGACCGCACGCGCTCGGTGATGCCGGTCGAGTCGATCTTCCCGCCCGGCATCAGCAACGAAGACCGCGACGCCCAGAACGAGGCGGCCATGGTCGATTCGCAGCAGGACGCGATCGCGGCGGCGCTCGCCGAGCTCGGCTACGAGTTCCCGCGCGAGGTGACGGTCGCGGGGCTGCTCGAGGGCTCGCCCGCCGACGGCATCATCGAAGACGGCGACGTGATCGTCTCGCTCGACGGCACCGAGGTGCACTCGATCCGCGAGCTCCAAGACGCGGTGCGCGAGCACGGATCGGATGCCCCGGCGCAGATCGGACTCCTCCGGGATGGCGCCCCGCTCACTGTCGAGGTGACGCCCATCTCCCGCAACGGCGTCGCCGTGCTGGGCGTGGGCGTGCGCATGCACTACGAGTTCCCCATCGATGTCGAGCTGCAACTCGACAACGTCGGCGGCCCGAGCGCCGGAATGATGTTCGCCCTCGGCATCGTCGACAAGCTCACCCCCGGCGCGATGACCGGCGGCGAGATCGTCGCAGGCACCGGCACGATCGACTCCGCCGGCGATGTGGGCGCCATCGGCGGCGTCCGCCAGAAGCTCTGGGGCGCCGAGCGCGCCGGAGCCGACTGGTTCCTCGCCCCCGAGGCGAACTGCGACGAGGTCACCGGCAACGTTCCCGATGGAATCACCGTCTTCGCCGTGTCGACCCTCGATCAGGCTCGCGTGATCGTCGAAGACCTCGCCGACGGCACCGTCACCGGCTCCTACGCGTCGTGCCCTGCCGCCTGA
- a CDS encoding alcohol dehydrogenase catalytic domain-containing protein, with product MRAVTWHSPRSVEVAEVPDPVPVEPTDAVVRVTSTAICGSDLHLYDVFGPFMHRGDILGHEAMGVVEAVGAAVRRVAVGDRVIVPFVIACGACRMCARGLTTQCETTQNTEYGTGAMLYGYTELYGRVPGGQAEYLRVRLADANATVVGRDLPDERYLFLTDVLPTAWQAMRYANVSPGDTLAVLGLGPIGQMVVRIAGHENVRVIAVDPVAERRLMAERYGATTLDLDDAVLERIRELTQGRGADAVVDAVGLEAHGSPGAALAQNTVGALPSAVAKPLMTKAGVDRLAALHLAIEAVVRGGTVSVVGVYAGNLDPMPMMTIFDKQLTMRFGQANVQQWLPDLMPLAEAESDPLGLEDFATHRLPLARAPEMYEQFKQKTAGCIKVVLKP from the coding sequence ATGAGAGCAGTCACTTGGCATTCACCCCGTTCCGTGGAGGTCGCCGAGGTTCCCGACCCGGTGCCGGTCGAGCCGACCGACGCAGTGGTGCGGGTGACCTCGACGGCCATCTGCGGTTCGGATCTGCACCTCTACGACGTCTTCGGACCGTTCATGCATCGCGGCGACATCCTCGGTCACGAAGCGATGGGGGTCGTCGAGGCAGTCGGGGCCGCCGTTCGCCGCGTGGCTGTCGGCGATCGCGTGATCGTGCCGTTCGTGATCGCATGCGGCGCGTGTCGCATGTGCGCTCGAGGCCTGACCACGCAATGCGAGACGACCCAGAACACGGAGTACGGCACCGGCGCGATGCTCTACGGATACACGGAGTTGTACGGCCGGGTGCCCGGCGGCCAGGCCGAGTACCTGCGGGTGCGGCTCGCCGATGCGAATGCCACGGTCGTCGGCCGCGACCTCCCTGATGAGCGCTACCTCTTCCTGACCGATGTGCTGCCGACGGCCTGGCAGGCGATGCGCTACGCGAACGTTTCGCCCGGCGACACGCTCGCGGTGCTCGGGCTCGGCCCGATCGGCCAGATGGTCGTGCGCATCGCCGGGCATGAGAACGTGCGCGTCATCGCCGTCGACCCGGTCGCCGAGCGACGACTGATGGCCGAACGCTACGGAGCCACGACGCTCGACCTCGACGATGCCGTGCTCGAACGCATCAGGGAGCTGACGCAGGGCCGTGGGGCCGACGCGGTCGTCGATGCCGTCGGACTCGAGGCGCACGGCAGTCCGGGCGCTGCGCTCGCGCAGAACACCGTCGGGGCGCTGCCGAGTGCCGTCGCCAAACCGCTCATGACCAAGGCCGGAGTCGACCGCCTCGCGGCGCTCCACCTCGCGATCGAAGCCGTCGTTCGCGGGGGCACCGTGTCGGTCGTGGGCGTGTATGCCGGCAATCTCGACCCGATGCCGATGATGACGATCTTCGACAAGCAGTTGACCATGCGTTTCGGCCAGGCGAACGTGCAGCAGTGGCTCCCCGACCTCATGCCACTCGCCGAAGCGGAGAGCGATCCGCTCGGACTCGAGGACTTCGCCACGCATCGCTTGCCGCTCGCGCGAGCTCCGGAGATGTACGAGCAGTTCAAGCAGAAGACCGCCGGATGCATCAAGGTCGTGCTGAAGCCCTGA
- a CDS encoding ABC transporter substrate-binding protein, translating to MYRRQARATGVAGAVIIALAFSGCAVGTGGAAGSDEADYDSEAELGGELSVMGFSGVDEVATSRVEYAEAELGDVDVKLIEGDLDIQQFLSAVASGEPPELLYADRDQIGSLAARGAIIPLERCIDGEGIDMSEFRESAVGQVTLDGEVYGIPEFNQVQVTMANADLLAAAGLSIDAVNGSDRNAMTQANLALMKSDGGSLSVIGVDPKMPEFLPLWVAGADGSLLSDDGRTAMLDSQEAVDALTWAVDLYDAQGGFSAVKAFRDSADFFGEGNQFATNALGAMPMEQWYINVLNEVSPDAPLAFDTVRTTAGEPIAFAGGSAWAIPSGTENAAAACRWAKAMTSLDAWQLAAEARLATREGEGKPFTGILTGNSVADEQIREMITSGGEPWDAGVEAMYEANDHTVSWPASPADAEFEQAMQDAVNSVLNGEASPEEALADAQETAQQALDEGWEKLESREQ from the coding sequence ATGTATCGACGTCAGGCACGGGCCACAGGAGTGGCCGGCGCGGTGATCATCGCACTCGCGTTCAGCGGCTGCGCCGTGGGAACCGGCGGGGCCGCCGGATCGGACGAGGCCGACTACGACTCCGAAGCCGAACTCGGCGGGGAACTCTCGGTCATGGGCTTCTCCGGCGTCGATGAAGTGGCGACATCCCGTGTCGAGTACGCCGAGGCCGAGCTCGGCGACGTCGACGTGAAGCTCATCGAGGGCGACCTCGACATTCAGCAGTTCCTCTCCGCGGTGGCGTCCGGAGAGCCACCGGAGTTGCTCTACGCCGATCGCGACCAGATCGGTTCGCTGGCGGCACGCGGTGCGATCATCCCGCTCGAGCGGTGCATCGACGGCGAAGGCATCGACATGAGCGAGTTCAGGGAGTCGGCGGTGGGCCAGGTCACCCTCGACGGCGAGGTCTACGGCATCCCCGAGTTCAACCAGGTGCAGGTCACGATGGCGAACGCGGATCTCCTTGCCGCTGCCGGGCTCTCAATCGACGCGGTGAACGGTTCTGACCGCAACGCGATGACGCAGGCGAACCTCGCCCTCATGAAGAGCGACGGTGGTTCACTCTCGGTCATCGGCGTCGACCCGAAGATGCCCGAGTTCCTGCCGTTGTGGGTCGCCGGTGCCGACGGATCGCTCCTCTCCGACGACGGTCGCACCGCCATGCTGGACTCGCAGGAGGCCGTCGACGCCCTGACCTGGGCCGTGGACCTGTACGACGCCCAGGGCGGTTTCAGTGCGGTGAAGGCATTCCGCGATTCGGCCGACTTCTTCGGCGAGGGCAACCAGTTCGCGACGAACGCACTGGGCGCGATGCCGATGGAGCAGTGGTACATCAACGTGCTCAACGAGGTTTCGCCCGACGCTCCGTTGGCCTTCGACACCGTGCGCACGACGGCCGGGGAGCCGATCGCGTTCGCAGGCGGGTCAGCGTGGGCCATCCCCTCGGGCACCGAGAATGCCGCGGCGGCGTGCCGCTGGGCGAAGGCGATGACCTCGCTCGACGCGTGGCAGCTCGCCGCGGAGGCCCGTCTCGCGACCCGCGAGGGTGAAGGCAAGCCCTTCACCGGGATCCTGACCGGCAACAGCGTGGCCGACGAGCAGATCCGCGAGATGATCACGTCGGGCGGTGAACCGTGGGATGCCGGGGTCGAGGCGATGTACGAGGCGAACGACCATACGGTGTCATGGCCCGCCAGCCCGGCCGATGCCGAGTTCGAGCAGGCGATGCAGGATGCCGTGAACAGCGTGCTCAACGGTGAGGCATCGCCCGAGGAAGCCCTCGCCGATGCTCAAGAGACTGCGCAGCAGGCTCTCGACGAGGGTTGGGAGAAGCTCGAGAGCCGCGAGCAATGA